TTTTCCACCCGCACCACCTTGAGTCCCTGAGCGGTCTCCTCTAGCCAGACCCCGAGCCTTGCAGAGAAGGGAGGGGAAACCGGCTCCGGATAGAGGACAAAGTCCGCGTATCCCGGACGCAGACGGTCCCGGGAGGCCAACACCAAAGAGACCACGGAAGAGAGGCCCCGTCGCCGGAGGCGGGAGGGGATACCGTAGCCGAAGGCTACGTGCCCCTTTCCGCAGAGGATGACCATCTGATAGTCCGGACGCTCTTTGAGCCACCTCCAGGCGGTCTCGGCCATGGTCTCGTCCCAGAGGACCTGGGCCTGGTAGAAGTTCTCGAACCGGGGAAAATCCCGGAAGCTTTCCCGGTGGTCCTGATAGATCTTCCAGAGAAAGGCCCGGTAGGCCTCCTGGTCGAGATCCATCTGGGGAAGCCCCCCTTTTTCTTCCACACTCAGGGCGGAAAGCCCCTTCCGGGAGACCTTCTTCACCAACTCCGAAGGGGCGTTGAGGGCCACCACCGGAAGACCCTCCTTGCGGGCATAAAGAAGAAGGGGCCGGTAAAGTTTCCAGTCAAAGCGCCAGCGTTTGAAATATTCCGTCCGGCGCAAGAGGGTCCTTTCGTCGATACGGCCTGCCAGAAAATCGTCCAGGGCCTTTTGGAAGGGCCGCTGGAACATCTCTAGCCCCAGGGCCACCCGATGTCCCTGTTCCACCAGGGCCTGGATAAGGCGCAGTTGGGTCAGATGGTGTTCGTAGCGGTCGTGTTCCTCTCCCACCAGGATCACCCGATAAAGGGCCACCCGTCGCAGGATCTCCTCAAAGGGGAGAAGATCCCTTACCGGAAGACCGGTTACCTCTGCCTGAAGGTCCAGATGTAAACCCTTGCGCCCCTCTGAAAGATGGGCTTCCACCACCCGGCCATCCCGCACGAAAAGGCGGTCGCTTCGCCAGTAATGTTCGAGCTTGGCGGCCAGAGTCTGCACCTCCTCCTTTCGGCTGGTTTTCAACCAGACCAGCACCCGGCGGGGACGGGCCGGATTCTTGATCACCCGCAGGTAAAGCCCCTCGGCCGGGGTCTTTTCCGGTATGGCAAAGGCCAAGCCGGAGGGCTTGAGACCCATGAGGACTAGATTTTCCGGACCCAGGGGAAACTTCTGGTCTTCCCGGGGAAAGACCTGATAGCCCAGATGCCGAAAGAAGTGGATGAGCGGCTGATAGAGGGGCCAGTCCTCCCGAGGAAGGTAGACTCGCCCCGGGGCGCTCCAGAGGAGCCCCAGATGCGGAGGAATCTCGTATTCTGCAAGCTTGCGCCAGAGGCGGTATTCCGGATCCACCAGAACCTCCTCGGGGCGGTGCTCCAGCTCCAGGGTGAGCACCTTCTTGGGGCCGGAAAGTTCCACGTAGAAGGTCTTGGCGAAGTCCGGGCCCCGGACCACTACCGGTACCCGGAGATGATAAAAAGGAGGTTCCTGATAGAGGGTGAGCCCCAGATGGTAACGCCCCTCTTTCTCCCACAGGAAGTTCCGCGTAATTCCCAGACGGGGCTTGCCCCGGCGAAAGACCCATTCTTCGAAAAAGCCCGAAAGATCCTCCCCGGCCCATTTGGAAAAGAGGGCCGCCAGATCCCGCCAGGAGACCTCCTGAAAGACGCGGGTCTGAGCCAGCTCTTTAAGGGCCCCGGAGAAGGCCTCCTCCCCCAAGCGCTGGACCAGCATATAAAAGACGTAGGCCCCCTTGCCGTATCCCAGGGCCTGGGTGCAGCGGTCCTTCCGTCCCTGAAATTGGGCCAGAGGAAAGGGATCTTCCCCCTGACACCAGCTCTCGTGGGCCAGTTGCAGATTTTTACGATAAGCAAGCCCGCGCCCCTTCTTTTCCGCCTGGTGCCAGTCGGCCAGATAGGTAACCAGACCCTCCGTCCAGTTAGATTCCGCCGGAAAGACCCCACAGCCGAACCACTGGTGGAGTATCTCGTGGGGAAGGGAAACCTCCGGAATGAAAGGCAGACGCAGGACCCGACTTCCCAGAAGAATCATGGTCGGATAGGCCTCGCCCACCTCCTCCGGGACCTCCACCATGGAAAGCCGGCGGTAGGGATAAGGGCCAAGGAGCCTTTGATATTCCGCCAGCACCTCTAAGGCCCGATCGAGATAGGTACGGGCCAGATCCGGATCCGGAGAAAGGAGATAAAGGGAGACGATCCGGGAACCCCACTTGCGATAGTAATATTCGTAACGGCCGAAAATAAGGGGGGCCGCAGGGACGGGATGCCCGAGGACAAAGCGATAGGAT
This portion of the Thermosulfurimonas marina genome encodes:
- a CDS encoding ChaN family lipoprotein — protein: MELPRGKVVWVRTGGMVLGRVLLGGRPIRPEIEKDRFRVLTVGRTETLEIHFRASLSALKGVVRERAGVLLPPWFPAPEGLASYDLHLTLPQGFRAVTAAEKIEARSRGRSRSYRFVLGHPVPAAPLIFGRYEYYYRKWGSRIVSLYLLSPDPDLARTYLDRALEVLAEYQRLLGPYPYRRLSMVEVPEEVGEAYPTMILLGSRVLRLPFIPEVSLPHEILHQWFGCGVFPAESNWTEGLVTYLADWHQAEKKGRGLAYRKNLQLAHESWCQGEDPFPLAQFQGRKDRCTQALGYGKGAYVFYMLVQRLGEEAFSGALKELAQTRVFQEVSWRDLAALFSKWAGEDLSGFFEEWVFRRGKPRLGITRNFLWEKEGRYHLGLTLYQEPPFYHLRVPVVVRGPDFAKTFYVELSGPKKVLTLELEHRPEEVLVDPEYRLWRKLAEYEIPPHLGLLWSAPGRVYLPREDWPLYQPLIHFFRHLGYQVFPREDQKFPLGPENLVLMGLKPSGLAFAIPEKTPAEGLYLRVIKNPARPRRVLVWLKTSRKEEVQTLAAKLEHYWRSDRLFVRDGRVVEAHLSEGRKGLHLDLQAEVTGLPVRDLLPFEEILRRVALYRVILVGEEHDRYEHHLTQLRLIQALVEQGHRVALGLEMFQRPFQKALDDFLAGRIDERTLLRRTEYFKRWRFDWKLYRPLLLYARKEGLPVVALNAPSELVKKVSRKGLSALSVEEKGGLPQMDLDQEAYRAFLWKIYQDHRESFRDFPRFENFYQAQVLWDETMAETAWRWLKERPDYQMVILCGKGHVAFGYGIPSRLRRRGLSSVVSLVLASRDRLRPGYADFVLYPEPVSPPFSARLGVWLEETAQGLKVVRVEKGTVAEKYGLKAGDYLLAADGEKLSTVSDLRLILTFKEQGDELTLLLRRGPQQKEIKVKF